A segment of the Chitinispirillales bacterium ANBcel5 genome:
GCTATGAGGTAAGCCAGCACTTAAATGACCTGGCGGTGATGGGCAGAAAGAGAAGGTGGATGCTTGAGAAGATAAACTTCGACATGTCTATTCTTGAAGACGCAGTTCATCACTCCTTTAACCTTACAGAGAAAATAATCTTTAGAAGGCAGAGTAGACCTATCGATTCAAAAGAACGTAAGGCGCGTGATGAGCTCTACTCTAAACTCTATACAATAGTACAGGAGATACGCATTTGCGGTAAGTTTGCCATGCGTAAGTCCAGACGTAGAAAACTGTACGCGAACTCCTACTGGCGTCGCCCCAAACGGGGAAGACCACGGGGGTTTGCCTCACCAAAGCCAAAAAAAAGAGGAAACGTTCAAACTGCCGCGTTAAAAGGTGTAAAACCCATGTACCAACCATCGGTTGTAACTAAAAGCACTAATCCCGGGCCGCCACCGGATAGTTAAGCACAACAAAACCTACCTTTTACCTGCAAAACCACCTCCTTTGACTCCCTGTTTTTCAGGGGGCACAGCATTTCTATACCAACTTTTGCTTTTTCTTCTTAAGTATTGGGGTCATTTCACCCCAATAAGTATTTCTCACCCCGTTTAGACCAATTCTTTTCCTCTACGAACCATTTCTCAGTGCCCACGAACTAATTATTTGACCCTCTGAACCATTACTTTAGCCCCATTTCCTACTTCTCACCCACCCTGAAGCATTTCTCTGTACCCGGGAAAACCGGAACGGCTCTATGGAAGAGTGAAACGGGTAACAGAAGAAGTAAAACGTTCATCGGGAAGGTTAAAACTGCTATCGGGAACTGTGAAAACGAACCCGGTAAGAGCCAAACAGTACTCGGGAATGGTGAAACATGGGTGTGGAAGGGGTTGTGGGGTGTGCAGAAGGGTTCGTTGAGCGTGCGGAAGGAGTTGTAGAAAAGGTGCACTGGAAGACAGGAAAAGGAACGGGTATATTTCTTTTTCCTACCGTGCACCTTTTTCCTGAGTTAGGGGGTTTTCCTGCTTTTTCTGAAAGGCGTGGTGGGTGGGGAAGCTGGTTCGACACAGCTCACCACAAGTATAACATTGTCTGCCGCGTGATAACAGCGAAGAGAGGCAAGCATCCCGAAAAGCCCGATGATGTTTATCGGATTATTGAGAAGGCGTATCCGACATTGAAGAAGATCGAGCTTTTTGCGAGAAAGGATAGGAAGGGGTGGAAAAGGTGGTGAGATACAGAACCCTGTAAGTATAGATGAACGGTTAAAAAAAGAATGACACTGGAACACCTACAATCACGACATTTACATAATATATGTTACCAAAGCGAAAACGCCAAAAAATATCATAACAATACCTATTGGCTTCATCATTTTCAGAAGTAAGTAATAGCTATCGGGGTAAGCTTCATTATCTTCTCGGCTCCAGAAAAAATGTACTGCAATTATAAATAAACCCATACCAATTACACCAATACCTGTACTTATTTGTTCGTTCTAATCCCCATAGATAGTCAAAAATTTCCATCTCAGCGTTATCGACTCCTGCACTAATATTTCGTCCGAATCTACCAGCATCTCCAATTGTTCTTCTATTATATCCACTGAGAAGAACGCTAACCCCTCCCCTCAAAAATGACCTCCTAGCATCAGACCATTCACCTGCCTCCAAACTTGCTCGGGTACCGTCAATTAAAACTTTTGTTGCGTCTGGAGCAATAACTAATCCACTAAGTTTGTGAAAGATAATTGCAGCCCAGCTAGCAGTTTCGCAAAGTGCATCAGTAAAAAACTCTGCACCATCCAGAAATCCAACCGTACCATCTTTTGCCAAATTAAGAGTTGCATCCTGAGCTAATTGTGCACCTTGTTTAGAAAAAGCAAGAGAAAACCAATTCCTTGCAGAATTAAACCAGCTTTGTGGGATACCCAAAGGGTTAAGAGGTAAATCATTTAGTACCGATTCATCAAAATTTCCGTCTGGGTCAATTCTATTGATAGGGTTGCTACCACCATAACGGTAAAGATCAGGGTACTGCTCATCAGCATCCGTACTTATCCACCTCCCAATATCACTGTCTCATAATACCTAGCTCCAAAAAGGTACTATAGTTCAAGCCGGCGACCACAT
Coding sequences within it:
- a CDS encoding MT-A70 family methyltransferase; this encodes MGVEGVVGCAEGFVERAEGVVEKVHWKTGKGTGIFLFPTVHLFPELGGFPAFSERRGGWGSWFDTAHHKYNIVCRVITAKRGKHPEKPDDVYRIIEKAYPTLKKIELFARKDRKGWKRW